A section of the Papio anubis isolate 15944 chromosome 4, Panubis1.0, whole genome shotgun sequence genome encodes:
- the PRPS1L1 gene encoding ribose-phosphate pyrophosphokinase 3: protein MPNIKIFSGSSHQDLSQKIADRLGLELGKVVTKKFSNQETCVEIDESVRGEDVYIVQSGCGEINDSLMELLIMINACKIASASRVTAVIPCFPYARQDKKDKSRAPISAKLVANMLSIAGADHIITMDLHASQIQGFFDIPVDNLYAEPTVLKWIRENISEWKNCTIVSPDAGGAKRVTSIADQLNVDFALIHKERKKANEVDCMVLVGDVNDRVAILVDDMADTCGTICLAADKLLSAGATRVYAILTHGIFSGPAISRINTACFEAVVVTNTIPQEDKMKHCSKIRVIDISMILAEAIRRTHNGESVSYLFSHVPL, encoded by the coding sequence ATGCCGAATATCAAAATCTTCAGCGGCAGCTCCCACCAGGACTTATCCCAGAAAATAGCCGACCGCCTGGGCCTGGAGCTAGGCAAGGTGGTGACTAAGAAATTCAGCAACCAGGAGACCTGCGTGGAAATTGATGAGAGTGTGCGTGGAGAGGATGTCTACATCGTTCAGAGTGGTTGTGGCGAAATCAATGACAGTCTAATGGAGCTTTTGATCATGATTAATGCCTGCAAGATTGCTTCAGCTAGCCGAGTTACTGCAGTCATCCCATGCTTCCCTTATGCCCGACAGGATAAGAAGGATAAGAGCCGGGCCCCAATCTCTGCCAAGCTTGTTGCAAATATGCTGTCTATAGCAGGTGCGGATCATATCATCACCATGGACCTACATGCTTCTCAAATTCAGGGGTTTTTTGATATCCCAGTAGACAACTTGTATGCAGAGCCAACTGTCCTGAAGTGGATAAGGGAGAATATCTCTGAGTGGAAGAACTGCACTATTGTCTCCCCAGATGCTGGTGGAGCTAAGAGAGTGACCTCCATTGCAGACCAGTTGAATGTGGACTTTGCTTTGATTCATAAAGAACGGAAGAAGGCCAATGAAGTGGACTGCATGGTGCTAGTGGGAGATGTGAATGATCGTGTGGCTATCCTTGTAGATGACATGGCAGACACTTGTGGTACAATCTGCCTCGCGGCTGACAAACTTCTCTCAGCTGGAGCCACCAGAGTTTATGCTATCTTAACTCATGGAATCTTTTCTGGCCCAGCCATTTCTCGCATCAACACTGCATGCTTTGAAGCAGTGGTAGTCACCAATACCATACCTCAAGAGGATAAGATGAAGCATTGCTCCAAAATACGAGTAATTGACATCTCCATGATCCTTGCAGAAGCCATAAGGAGAACTCATAATGGGGAATCTGTTTCCTACCTGTTCAGCCATGTTCCTTTATAA